AATATTTCCTATTGTTGATTTAAACAGTGAACGTTCACCATTTTTGGCGCCAGTTATAGACCAACTATCTAAAGCAAAAGTAACTTGCACAATAGAAAAGGTTCCTTACCATTTCCAAAAAACAGGAAATGAAATGCTACGGCTTAAGTTTAACAAAAACAATGTTTAGGAAATCCATATCTCATAACTCAACACTAAATAGTTGACCATGAAAGAAAAAATAAATTTAAAAGCGCAAACACGATGTACTTTATGCGCTTCGCCAACAAATCTATTTTACGAGACAAATAAAAGTCAATATCACAGATGCAACAACTGTTCTGCCGTAATGTTAGACTCTAAATATTTTCTTTCCAAACAGGCAGAAAAAATCAGATACGAAGAACATAATAATGATGTAGAAGATGCGGGATATCAAAAATTTGTTGCGCCTATTGTTAATCAAGTCGTGCAAAATTTCAATGTCCAACATTTGGGATTGGATTTTGGGTCAGGAACAGGTCCTGTTATCTCAAAACTTTTAAGCGATAAAGGATTTAGGATGAGATTATATGACCCGTTTTTTTTCAACGATACCCAAAACCTTAAATCAAAATACGATTTTATAGTATGTTGCGAGGTAATAGAACATTTTCATAATCCATCAAAAGAATTCGGGCTCTTAAGGTCTCTGCTTAATCAAAAGGGCATATTATACTGCATGACAGATATTTACACCGACAAAACTAATTTCAAAGATTGGTATTACAAAAACGACCCTGCGCACGTATTCTTTTACCATAAAAAAACGGTTGAATGGATCCAAAAACATTTCAATTTTTCGGGATTTAGGACACAGGACAGACTGATTCAATTCTGGGACTAGCATCCACTGTAAAAAACAACACAACAAACCTTCTAATATAACTGTTTCAGCCAATTAGAGAGTATTTTTTACTCCAAAAGATATCAAAACCTCAATTCAGCACATATAAGCTGAACTATGCTATAATACAGGACTTTATCAGGATATCTGAAGTGCACTCCGCTTAAATCAATTGACACAATATTCTCAGGAGGCTAAACCATGGAAAAAATTCGCATTGGACTATTTGGATTTGGAAGAACCGGCAAAATTGTTGCAAACGAATTCCTTCAAGATAGCAATTTCTCTTTAGAATGGGTTGTGCGTAAAACCCCTAGGAATAAGCATAAATTTGCTTCAGACCTTCTTGGTTATGAATATGAAGCTGGAGAAATATTTTCCATTGCCGAAATAGATGAGTCCTTTTTTAAAAATAATCCCGTAGATATAATTGTTGATTTTGCCAGTTCCAAAGCCGTAAACTATTATGAAAAAGCCGCAGGATTAGGTATTAAAATAATTTCGGCAATTTCTAACTACAAGGAACAAGATCTAAATAAACTCTTGTCGTTAAAATCGCAGACAGCTGTGCTTTATTCACCCAATATCACTCTCGGTATTAATTTTCTGCTTATAGCATCTCAAGTCCTTCAGGAGATAGCTCCTCACGCAGATATAGAAATTGTAGAAGAACATTTCAGGGAAAAACGGGACATATCGGGAACAGCAAAGAAACTAGCTTCTATCCTAAATCTTAATGAAAAGACAAATGTTAATTCAATCCGTGTTGGTGGAATTGTAGGCAAACATGAGATAATTTTCGGTTTACAGAATCAAACCATAAGATTGGCGCACGATAGTATCAGTAGAGCGGCCTTCGGTCAGGGAGCCGTATTTGCGTCAAAATGGCTTATAAAAAAACATAAAGGTTTATACTCAATGGAACAGATAATTACCGAAATGTTCAAAAAACATTTGCCTGTTTACTAAAAGCAATTATCGCAACAAAAAACCTAAATTTTCCGCTATCTGAAAATTCTCCGCAAAACAACATTTCAAGAAGTATATAAATGCCCGTTGGAATCATCTTGGAATCCGTGATATTATTATAAAAAAGGGATATGTATGTTTACAGCTAAACAAAAGGTAAAGAATCTTCTCAAACGTCTACCAGAAGACTGTTCTTTAGAAGACATACAGTACCATCTTTATGTCCTTCAAAAAATTGAGAAAGGACTAAAGAGTGTAGAGGAAGGACGAATTTATACGCATGAAGAAGCTAAGAGGATGATGTCAAAATGGATATAAAAACTCAAGTTCTGAAAATAGCTCAAGAGGCGAAGAAAGCTTCGTATAAGCTGGCTATGGCTTCTACCAAAGATAAGAACAAAGCTTTGGGGAAGATGGCGGATGATTTATTGAAAGCAAAAAACACCTTAATTAAAGCAAATAAACAGGATTTAGAAAGCGCCCGCAAAAAGAAACTTTCTTCCGCTTTTATTGACCGGCTCACTCTTAATGAAGAAAGAATTTCGAAGATGGCATCCGATATAAGAGACATCGTTAAACTCCAAGACCCGGTTGGAACTATTATAAAAACTTGGGAAAGACCAAACGGTCTTAAGATAAGCAAAAAAAGAGTTCCGATTGGTGTAATTGGGATAATATATGAATCAAGACCGAATGTTACAAGTGATGCTGCAACACTGTGCTTAAAAGCAGGCAATGCCGTAATTCTAAGAGGCGGTAGTGAGTCTTTTAATTCTAATAAAAAGCTAGCGGAAATACTGAGGTCATCATTGAAAGGAACAGCAATACCCGAAGAAGCTATTCAGTTTATCCCGACAACAGACAGAAAAGCTGTGGATGAACTTCTTAAACTAAACACTCATATAGACCTCATAATTCCAAGAGGTGGCGAAGAATTAATAAGAAAAGTTACGGAAAATTCCTACATTCCTGTAATCAAACATTATAAAGGTATATGCCACGTATATGTTGACAGATTCGCCAACTTAAAAATGGCAAAAGATATATGCTTTAATGCTAAAGTACAAAGACCGGGCGTATGCAACGCTATGGAAACAATGCTTGTTGATGAGAAAATTGCCAAAGAATTTTTGCCGTCGATGTTCAAGAAATTCAAGTCAGCAAAAGTCGAGATTAGAGGATGCGCTAAGACAAGAAAGATAGTTAAAGGTATAAAATCCGCAAACGAATCCGACTGGTATGCCGAATATCTCGACCTTATTCTTGCTGTTAAAATAATTCCGGGGGTAGATGACGCGATTGAACACATCAATACCTACAGCACGCATCTTTCGGATGCGATAGTAACCGAAAATAATCTCAATGCCCAAAAATTCTTAAACGAGGCGGACTCCGCCACTGTTTATGTAAATGCTTCCACAAGATTTACCGACGGCGGCGAGTTTGGTCTCGGCGCAGAGATTGGTATATCAACCGATAAAATCCATGCGCGCGGCCCGATGGGGCTTGAGGAACTGACAACTTATAAATATATCGTGTTTGGCGATGGACAGGTGAGGAAATAAGGTTACGGGATACCAGATGAACAGGTTGCAGAAAACCAGAATATCAGGTCGTTCCTTGCCTTCGCATTGGTTACCTGATGCTCTGATACTCTAATATCCCTGCCCGCTTCGCAAGCCCTCGGTTTCGCCGAAAGGCGAGCAGGCAGGCGTTACCCTTTAACTTCTTTTTTATGTTTCGGATTTCCAATAACCCATGAAAAATAACTTTAAAAATTTAATTCTATTTTTACTGCTTCCCGTAATATTGCTCGCAGCTACCCCATACCACAGAACTTTTCTTTTAATGGGGACTTTTGTGGAAATAACCCTTATTAACCAAAACGATAAAGTCATCAATGAAACTGTAAAAAAAATAAGAATATTGGAAAACAAGTTAAGCATATTTAAAAAGAGCAGTGAAATAAAAAAGATAAATGCGCTGAAAAAGGATAAATTACAAAAGGTATCTAAAGATGTTTATGAAGTAATTGAAAGATCAGTCTATTTCAGTAAATTAACGGATGGTGCTTTTGATATAACAATCTCCTCGCTTCTTAAATTATGGAAGTTTGAAGAAGGAAAACTTAAAGAAATCCCGTCTGAAAAAGAAATAAACAAAGCACTTGAATCCGTTGGATGGGAAAACATAATATTTACTCCAACAAAACCTGTTCATTCCTTGCAAAGGCAAGCAGGCGGAGAAATCGGTTTTAAGCAAGATGGCATAAGCATAAATTTAGGCGGAATTGCTAAAGGATATATTGTGGATAAGGCTATATCCTATTTAAATGCAAAAGGAATCAAATCAGCTCTCATAAATGCGGGAGGAGATGTTTATTGTCTGGGCGAAAAAGAAAATGGAGAATCTTGGAATGTCGGTATACGTCATCCAAGAAAAAAGAAGGGAGTTATAGGGATATTAAAACTGAAAAATAAAGCAGTAGCTACTTCAGGCGATTACGAACAATTTTTCGCTTTGAAAGGAAAAAAGTTTTGTCATATAATTAACCCTCAAACTGGTTATCCTGTGGATAGCGCCATAATTCAAGTCACAGTAGTTACAGAAACTTGCATCGATGCAGACGCGCTTGCAACCGCTTTAATGGTGATGGGAAAAGAAAAAGGGATAGAATTGATAGAAAAACTCGCCAATACCGAGGTCGTGATAATAGAAGAAAAAGAAGAAAAACTCGATATAAGTTATACTAAAGGGTTGGAAGAAATTATTGAAATATATGATTAAAAAAATGTAAAAATTAAAAGTTAAAATGCAAAATTACAAATCAAAATTCAAAATGAAAGACAAGACTTTTAATATTAGTTTCCCCTTTTACACTTTAATATGTAATTTTAATATTTGATTTTTGATATTTAATATTAAGAAAATACCATGATTAAATTACGTCCTTTTAGAGGCGGTGTTCATCCGCCGGAAAACAAACATTTAAGTTGTGATAAAGAAATAATACCCATTCCCGCGCCTAAAATATTGTTTTTTCCTTTAAGCCAACATACAGGCGCACCATGCCAGCCCATAGTTCAAAAAGGCGATAAAGTAAAAAGAGGAACCTTAATAGGAACTTGCGAAAAACTTATATCAAGCCCTATTCATTCGTCTGTTTCGGGAACTGTAAAATCTATAGAAAATAGTTCGCATCCCGTAATCGGAAGATTCCAATCTATTGTAATAGAAAACGATAAACAGGATTTAACCGAAGAATCTATTTCTCCTAAAAAAAACACCGGAAATCTTTCGGCAGATGAAATAATAAAAATCGCAAGAGATGCCGGAATTGTTGGACTCGGAGGCGCGGCATTTCCCACACACGTTAAATTGTCCCCGCCAAAAGAAAAGGTTATCAAAACCTTCATAGCAAATGGCGCTGAATGCGAACCATATTTAACCTGCGACCAACGCCTTATGCAGGAAATGGGGAAAGAAATAGTAGAAGGAATTAAAATAGTAAAACAAGTTGTATCTCCAGAAAGATGCATTATCGCAATAGAAAATAATAAACCTGACGCAATAGAGCAAATAAAAGAATTAACGCGAAATGAGAAGATAGAAGTAATAGCCATAAAAGTAAAATATCCTCAAGGCGGAGAAAAACAACTTATTAAGACGGTTTTA
The sequence above is drawn from the bacterium genome and encodes:
- a CDS encoding class I SAM-dependent methyltransferase, which produces MKEKINLKAQTRCTLCASPTNLFYETNKSQYHRCNNCSAVMLDSKYFLSKQAEKIRYEEHNNDVEDAGYQKFVAPIVNQVVQNFNVQHLGLDFGSGTGPVISKLLSDKGFRMRLYDPFFFNDTQNLKSKYDFIVCCEVIEHFHNPSKEFGLLRSLLNQKGILYCMTDIYTDKTNFKDWYYKNDPAHVFFYHKKTVEWIQKHFNFSGFRTQDRLIQFWD
- a CDS encoding dihydrodipicolinate reductase; translated protein: MEKIRIGLFGFGRTGKIVANEFLQDSNFSLEWVVRKTPRNKHKFASDLLGYEYEAGEIFSIAEIDESFFKNNPVDIIVDFASSKAVNYYEKAAGLGIKIISAISNYKEQDLNKLLSLKSQTAVLYSPNITLGINFLLIASQVLQEIAPHADIEIVEEHFREKRDISGTAKKLASILNLNEKTNVNSIRVGGIVGKHEIIFGLQNQTIRLAHDSISRAAFGQGAVFASKWLIKKHKGLYSMEQIITEMFKKHLPVY
- a CDS encoding glutamate-5-semialdehyde dehydrogenase, encoding MDIKTQVLKIAQEAKKASYKLAMASTKDKNKALGKMADDLLKAKNTLIKANKQDLESARKKKLSSAFIDRLTLNEERISKMASDIRDIVKLQDPVGTIIKTWERPNGLKISKKRVPIGVIGIIYESRPNVTSDAATLCLKAGNAVILRGGSESFNSNKKLAEILRSSLKGTAIPEEAIQFIPTTDRKAVDELLKLNTHIDLIIPRGGEELIRKVTENSYIPVIKHYKGICHVYVDRFANLKMAKDICFNAKVQRPGVCNAMETMLVDEKIAKEFLPSMFKKFKSAKVEIRGCAKTRKIVKGIKSANESDWYAEYLDLILAVKIIPGVDDAIEHINTYSTHLSDAIVTENNLNAQKFLNEADSATVYVNASTRFTDGGEFGLGAEIGISTDKIHARGPMGLEELTTYKYIVFGDGQVRK
- a CDS encoding FAD:protein FMN transferase, which gives rise to MEITLINQNDKVINETVKKIRILENKLSIFKKSSEIKKINALKKDKLQKVSKDVYEVIERSVYFSKLTDGAFDITISSLLKLWKFEEGKLKEIPSEKEINKALESVGWENIIFTPTKPVHSLQRQAGGEIGFKQDGISINLGGIAKGYIVDKAISYLNAKGIKSALINAGGDVYCLGEKENGESWNVGIRHPRKKKGVIGILKLKNKAVATSGDYEQFFALKGKKFCHIINPQTGYPVDSAIIQVTVVTETCIDADALATALMVMGKEKGIELIEKLANTEVVIIEEKEEKLDISYTKGLEEIIEIYD
- the rsxC gene encoding electron transport complex subunit RsxC; amino-acid sequence: MIKLRPFRGGVHPPENKHLSCDKEIIPIPAPKILFFPLSQHTGAPCQPIVQKGDKVKRGTLIGTCEKLISSPIHSSVSGTVKSIENSSHPVIGRFQSIVIENDKQDLTEESISPKKNTGNLSADEIIKIARDAGIVGLGGAAFPTHVKLSPPKEKVIKTFIANGAECEPYLTCDQRLMQEMGKEIVEGIKIVKQVVSPERCIIAIENNKPDAIEQIKELTRNEKIEVIAIKVKYPQGGEKQLIKTVLGKEVPSGGLPMDVGVVVHNVGTLLAIYEAVNFGKPLYERVITVTGKVKNPGNYLVRIGTPIKDILDFCQIDWDNVGKIILGGPMMGISQQDIQTPIIKGTSGILVQSKDEIIEDTEAPCIRCAKCIEVCPAYLLPTQIAKVVKAEKWERLSQLHIKDCMECGCCTYVCPSKIPLVQYIKLGKIKTK